A stretch of Triplophysa rosa unplaced genomic scaffold, Trosa_1v2 scaffold54_ERROPOS3010582, whole genome shotgun sequence DNA encodes these proteins:
- the cd44b gene encoding CD44 antigen isoform X1: MWIMFLAAIFGFLSSSRSENLTVGSRSCSYVGVFHVEGRQRYSLTFEEAKSLCKHLSASLAQMEEVKKAYDAGLQTCRYGWINDRRTAILRHKPHKSCAGNLVGIRFLERNYSDAFCYDAKDLSAKNCTALSGIYLSGPEKSDGDPGLASADHENSTSNITRLNDTTALESSTEIYWTNDGSASVNASQSSTKDNETDQTYRENSDHGNSTSDITRLKDTAALESSTEVYWTNGASASVDESSTKNNESYQTGRENSDWLVILLAILAVLVILLLCVVAATRKSCCGRKQTLVITKVSSAEGNGTSASFTQHQETIKLMNTEKVPASNSEVVDISLNE; the protein is encoded by the exons TGGGGTCGCGTAGCTGCAGTTATGTTGGagtgtttcatgtggagggaaGACAACGCTACAGTCTGACATTTGAGGAGGCCAAGAGCTTGTGTAAACATCTATCAGCTTCATTAGCACAAATGGAGGAGGTCAAAAAAGCTTATGATGCAGGTTTACAGACGTGCAG GTACGGCTGGATAAACGACAGACGGACAGCGATCCTTCGTCACAAACCACATAAATCCTGTGCAGGCAACCTAGTTGGCATCAGGTTTTTGGAAAGAAATTATTCTGACGCCTTCTGTTACGATGCTAAAG ATTTGTCAGCAAAAAACTGTACAGCTCTGTCTGGCATTTATTTATCTGGACCTGAGAAATCAGATGGTGACcctggcttggcatctgcag ATCATGAAAACTCCACATCTAACATTACACGCCTGAATGACACAACAGCCCTCGAGTCGTCTACTGAAATCTATTGGACCAATGATGGCTCTGCATCTGTAAATGCCTCACAGAGTTCTACAAAGGACAATGAGACTGATCAAACTTACAGAGAGAACTCAG ATCATGGAAACTCGACATCTGACATTACACGTCTGAAAGACACAGCAGCCCTCGAGTCGTCTACTGAAGTCTATTGGACCAATGGTGCCTCTGCGTCTGTAGATGAGAGTTCTACAAAGAACAATGAGTCTTATCAAACTGGCAGAGAGAACTCAG ATTGGCTGGTTATTTTACTTGCAATTTTGGCGGTTCTTGTCATTCTGCTTTTGTGTGTTGTGGCAGCAACAAGAAAAAG CTGTTGTGGTAGGAAACAGACTCTGGTTATCACAAAGGTGAGCAGTGCTGAGGGAAATGGCACATCAGCATCATTCACTCAACATCAAGAGACAATCAAGCTCATGAACACTGAGAAGGTCCCTGCGAGCAACTCAGAGGTTGTCGACATCAGTCTTAATGAATAG
- the cd44b gene encoding CD44 antigen isoform X2, with protein MWIMFLAAIFGFLSSSRSENLTVGSRSCSYVGVFHVEGRQRYSLTFEEAKSLCKHLSASLAQMEEVKKAYDAGLQTCRYGWINDRRTAILRHKPHKSCAGNLVGIRFLERNYSDAFCYDAKDLSAKNCTALSGIYLSGPEKSDGDPGLASAALESSTEIYWTNDGSASVNASQSSTKDNETDQTYRENSDHGNSTSDITRLKDTAALESSTEVYWTNGASASVDESSTKNNESYQTGRENSDWLVILLAILAVLVILLLCVVAATRKSCCGRKQTLVITKVSSAEGNGTSASFTQHQETIKLMNTEKVPASNSEVVDISLNE; from the exons TGGGGTCGCGTAGCTGCAGTTATGTTGGagtgtttcatgtggagggaaGACAACGCTACAGTCTGACATTTGAGGAGGCCAAGAGCTTGTGTAAACATCTATCAGCTTCATTAGCACAAATGGAGGAGGTCAAAAAAGCTTATGATGCAGGTTTACAGACGTGCAG GTACGGCTGGATAAACGACAGACGGACAGCGATCCTTCGTCACAAACCACATAAATCCTGTGCAGGCAACCTAGTTGGCATCAGGTTTTTGGAAAGAAATTATTCTGACGCCTTCTGTTACGATGCTAAAG ATTTGTCAGCAAAAAACTGTACAGCTCTGTCTGGCATTTATTTATCTGGACCTGAGAAATCAGATGGTGACcctggcttggcatctgcag CCCTCGAGTCGTCTACTGAAATCTATTGGACCAATGATGGCTCTGCATCTGTAAATGCCTCACAGAGTTCTACAAAGGACAATGAGACTGATCAAACTTACAGAGAGAACTCAG ATCATGGAAACTCGACATCTGACATTACACGTCTGAAAGACACAGCAGCCCTCGAGTCGTCTACTGAAGTCTATTGGACCAATGGTGCCTCTGCGTCTGTAGATGAGAGTTCTACAAAGAACAATGAGTCTTATCAAACTGGCAGAGAGAACTCAG ATTGGCTGGTTATTTTACTTGCAATTTTGGCGGTTCTTGTCATTCTGCTTTTGTGTGTTGTGGCAGCAACAAGAAAAAG CTGTTGTGGTAGGAAACAGACTCTGGTTATCACAAAGGTGAGCAGTGCTGAGGGAAATGGCACATCAGCATCATTCACTCAACATCAAGAGACAATCAAGCTCATGAACACTGAGAAGGTCCCTGCGAGCAACTCAGAGGTTGTCGACATCAGTCTTAATGAATAG